The Curtobacterium herbarum genome contains the following window.
CTTCACGGTCCCGTTCACCCGGTACGCCACCCGCGCCGAGTGGGGCGCCGCGCTCGCCGAGCAGATCCGCCCGTGGACGCCGGACCTCCTGGTCCTCTCCGGGCTGATGCGTCTCCTGCCGCCCGCGGTGGTCGCCGAGTTCGGTCCCGCGGTCATCAACACCCACCCCGCCTACCTGCCGGAGTTCCCCGGGGCGCACGGCGTCCGGGACGCCCTGGCCGCCGGCGTCACCGAGACCGGCGCGAGCGTCATCGCGGTCGACGACGGTGTCGACAGCGGTCCGATCCTGGCGCAGGAGCGCATCCCGGTCCTGCCCGGCGACACCGAGTCGACGCTGCACGACCGCATCAAGCCCGTCGAACGCCGGCTGCTCATCCAGACCGTCCTCGACATCGCCAACGGACACATCGACCTGAAGGGCACCACCCCCGCATGAGCGTGCACGCCGCCGACCCCAGCCTGTACCGCGACCGGGACGTCGTGCCCGTGCGC
Protein-coding sequences here:
- the purN gene encoding phosphoribosylglycinamide formyltransferase yields the protein MLELVVLISGTGSNLRALLEATRDAEYPARVVAIGADRDAEGLQLGEEYSIPTFTVPFTRYATRAEWGAALAEQIRPWTPDLLVLSGLMRLLPPAVVAEFGPAVINTHPAYLPEFPGAHGVRDALAAGVTETGASVIAVDDGVDSGPILAQERIPVLPGDTESTLHDRIKPVERRLLIQTVLDIANGHIDLKGTTPA